In bacterium 336/3, the following proteins share a genomic window:
- a CDS encoding catalase: MKNIHFILSAMLLSQVAFSQKNLTTNTGSPVGDNQNSLTIGNEGPVLLQDVHLLEKLAAFDRERIPERVVHARGAGAYGEFISADDFSTSTKAKFLSQKGKKTPVFVRFSTVIHGVGSPETLRDPRGFATKFYTEEGNYDIVGNNLPVFFIRDAMKFPDMVHSLKPSPITNKQDANRFFDFFSHIPESTHMLTRVFSDFGIPASYREMNGSSVHAFKWVNSNNEVVYVKYTWKTKQGERNLTADEASALQAKDFQHATTDLYENIQKGNYPQWDLYVQMIKASEFDKFDFYPLDATKHWDEKLIKPVLVGTMILNKIPDNFFEHVEQSAFSPGTLIPGVEASEDKLLQGRLFSYFDTQRYRVGSNFQQLPVNAPLVQVNSNNQDGAFSNKKTKSNVNYQPSRSEDKPEASQNKFTNARYGDVTLNQMKISKPNNFKQAGDFYKQLDEKGKTSLIKNLSGELKQVKNKEIVKIMIGYFYMADNDYGKRLAKELNLTREEVEGAIKTVSTK; the protein is encoded by the coding sequence ATGAAAAATATCCATTTTATTTTATCTGCAATGCTTCTTAGTCAAGTAGCATTTAGCCAGAAAAATCTCACTACCAATACGGGTTCTCCTGTTGGAGATAATCAAAATTCATTAACTATTGGTAATGAAGGTCCTGTTTTACTACAAGATGTTCATTTACTTGAAAAACTTGCAGCCTTTGATAGAGAACGCATTCCTGAAAGAGTAGTACATGCTCGTGGAGCAGGAGCTTATGGAGAGTTCATCAGTGCTGATGACTTTTCTACATCTACCAAAGCAAAATTTTTATCACAAAAAGGAAAAAAAACACCTGTTTTTGTTCGTTTTTCAACGGTCATTCATGGAGTAGGTTCACCTGAAACACTTCGAGACCCAAGAGGTTTTGCTACTAAGTTTTACACAGAAGAAGGAAATTATGACATCGTTGGTAATAATTTACCTGTATTTTTTATTAGAGACGCCATGAAATTCCCTGATATGGTACACTCTTTAAAGCCTTCTCCTATCACCAATAAACAAGATGCGAATCGCTTTTTTGATTTCTTTTCACATATTCCAGAATCTACTCATATGCTTACCAGAGTTTTCTCTGATTTTGGAATACCTGCAAGTTATAGAGAAATGAATGGTTCAAGTGTTCATGCATTCAAATGGGTAAACAGTAATAATGAGGTTGTTTATGTAAAATATACTTGGAAAACGAAACAGGGTGAAAGAAATCTAACTGCAGATGAAGCATCAGCTTTACAAGCTAAAGATTTTCAGCATGCTACTACTGATTTGTATGAAAACATCCAGAAAGGTAATTACCCACAATGGGATTTGTATGTGCAAATGATAAAAGCAAGCGAATTTGATAAATTTGATTTTTATCCTTTGGATGCCACCAAACATTGGGATGAAAAATTGATTAAGCCTGTTTTAGTGGGTACTATGATTTTAAATAAAATTCCTGATAACTTTTTTGAGCATGTAGAGCAGTCTGCTTTCTCTCCAGGAACACTTATTCCAGGTGTAGAGGCATCAGAAGATAAACTCTTACAAGGTAGACTTTTCTCTTATTTTGATACACAACGTTATCGAGTAGGTAGTAATTTTCAACAACTTCCAGTAAATGCTCCTTTGGTTCAAGTAAATTCTAATAATCAGGATGGTGCTTTTAGCAATAAAAAAACAAAAAGTAATGTCAATTATCAACCCTCTCGAAGTGAAGACAAACCTGAAGCTTCTCAAAATAAATTTACAAATGCTCGTTATGGAGATGTTACGCTCAACCAAATGAAAATTTCTAAACCAAATAACTTCAAACAAGCAGGTGATTTTTACAAGCAACTAGATGAGAAAGGTAAAACAAGTCTTATCAAAAATTTGTCTGGAGAGTTGAAACAAGTGAAAAATAAAGAAATTGTAAAAATAATGATTGGCTATTTCTATATGGCTGATAATGATTACGGCAAGCGTTTAGCTAAAGAGCTTAATCTAACAAGAGAAGAAGTAGAAGGAGCTATCAAAACAGTTTCTACTAAATAA
- a CDS encoding transcriptional regulator, translated as MAKSILLIEDNDEIRDNTSEMLELASYKVYTANNGKVGVEKALEVKPDLVICDIMMPVMDGYGVLQIFMHNPELSVTPFIFLTAKTERTDIRKGMEMGADDYLTKPFSEAELLSAVESRLRRSENLKKSIVSTEDFESFWNEAKADTDLQNLTIDRKVFHYKKKQIIYSEGNEANKLFFIKKGKVKTYQSNADGKEFITGIFCEGDFFAYIPILEESSYTDSAETLEECEIITVPKNDFLTVLHKKQSVAQKFIKMLAGSVSEKEKFLVGMAYNSLRKRIADALVALYHKYKQEQSSNTDAGIQISRDNLASIVGTATESLIRTLSDFKQEGYIEINEGKIFIKDERKLANLKY; from the coding sequence ATGGCTAAATCTATATTGTTGATTGAAGATAATGATGAAATAAGAGATAATACTAGTGAAATGTTAGAATTGGCAAGTTACAAGGTATATACAGCTAATAATGGTAAAGTAGGTGTTGAAAAAGCATTGGAAGTAAAGCCAGATCTTGTTATTTGTGATATCATGATGCCAGTAATGGATGGTTATGGAGTTTTACAGATTTTTATGCATAATCCAGAGCTTTCTGTAACGCCATTTATATTTCTTACTGCAAAAACGGAAAGAACAGATATCAGGAAAGGTATGGAAATGGGAGCAGATGATTACTTGACAAAACCATTTTCTGAAGCGGAGCTTTTAAGTGCAGTAGAAAGTCGTTTGAGAAGAAGCGAAAATCTTAAAAAGAGTATAGTTTCTACAGAAGACTTTGAAAGTTTTTGGAATGAAGCCAAAGCTGATACTGATTTGCAAAACCTAACAATAGATAGAAAAGTTTTTCATTATAAGAAAAAACAAATTATTTATTCAGAAGGAAATGAGGCAAATAAGCTTTTTTTTATAAAAAAAGGCAAAGTAAAAACCTATCAGAGCAATGCAGATGGGAAAGAATTCATTACAGGTATTTTTTGTGAAGGAGATTTTTTTGCATATATACCTATCTTAGAGGAAAGTAGTTACACAGATTCTGCCGAAACACTTGAAGAGTGTGAAATTATAACTGTTCCTAAAAATGATTTTTTAACAGTTTTACATAAGAAACAGAGCGTTGCTCAAAAATTTATCAAAATGCTGGCAGGATCAGTTTCAGAAAAAGAAAAATTTTTGGTTGGAATGGCTTATAATTCGTTACGTAAGAGAATTGCAGATGCATTAGTAGCTTTGTATCACAAATATAAACAAGAGCAATCTTCCAATACTGATGCAGGTATTCAAATATCGAGAGACAATCTTGCTTCTATTGTAGGAACAGCTACAGAATCGTTAATTAGAACGTTAAGTGATTTTAAACAAGAAGGTTATATAGAGATTAACGAAGGTAAAATCTTTATTAAAGATGAAAGAAAATTAGCAAATCTGAAATATTAA
- a CDS encoding ABC transporter ATP-binding protein, which produces MFQICAENLGKKFHYEWIFRNFSFKFQFGKSYAIVGNNGSGKSTLLQLLSGIIPVSEGKIIYQKNDKNIDSENFYRYIAWVSPYLELIEEMTLIEIVQFHQQFQNLEKNTEMFIKALRLEKATHKYIKNFSSGMKQRVKLGLAMYSETPVLFLDEPTSNLDEENINWYKQEISKQLSKKLIIVASNQVEEYDFCEEIIRLG; this is translated from the coding sequence ATGTTTCAGATTTGTGCTGAAAATTTAGGAAAAAAATTTCATTATGAATGGATTTTTCGCAATTTCTCATTCAAATTCCAATTTGGTAAATCTTATGCAATCGTAGGAAATAACGGAAGTGGTAAATCCACACTTCTACAACTACTTTCGGGCATTATACCTGTTAGTGAAGGGAAAATTATTTATCAAAAAAATGACAAAAATATAGATTCCGAAAACTTTTATCGTTATATAGCTTGGGTAAGTCCTTATTTAGAACTTATAGAAGAAATGACATTAATAGAGATAGTTCAATTTCATCAACAATTTCAGAATCTGGAAAAAAATACAGAAATGTTTATAAAAGCTTTAAGATTAGAAAAAGCAACACATAAATATATCAAGAATTTTTCTTCTGGAATGAAACAAAGAGTAAAATTAGGCTTAGCAATGTATTCTGAAACCCCTGTTTTATTTTTAGATGAACCTACCAGTAATTTAGATGAAGAAAATATCAATTGGTATAAGCAAGAAATTAGTAAACAACTGTCTAAAAAACTTATTATTGTTGCTTCAAATCAGGTAGAAGAATATGATTTTTGTGAAGAAATAATCAGACTTGGGTAA
- a CDS encoding subclass B1 metallo-beta-lactamase, with the protein MIQVIILTITFIFSLTNIFGQTEKAKLKISHLTGDFYIYTTYNTYEDSQVPANGMYLVTNDGVVMIDTPWDTTQFQPLLDSIKLKHNKNVVMCFATHWHSDKTAGLEYYKQLGIKTYTTVLTDELSKKNDKKRAEFLMTKDTTFKVGQYSFEIYYPGQGHTTDNIIIWFKKEKILYGGCLIKGVDAENLGYLGDANVNEYESTLKKVQKKCRNPKFIIIAHSDWKNINSLKHSIMMAKKLKNKDSR; encoded by the coding sequence ATGATACAAGTAATTATCTTAACAATCACTTTTATTTTTTCTTTAACCAATATCTTTGGACAAACAGAAAAAGCAAAACTTAAAATCTCCCATTTAACAGGCGACTTTTATATTTATACAACCTACAACACATACGAAGATAGCCAAGTACCTGCGAATGGAATGTATCTTGTAACCAATGATGGTGTTGTAATGATTGATACTCCTTGGGACACAACACAATTTCAACCTTTGCTCGACAGTATAAAATTAAAGCACAACAAAAATGTGGTTATGTGTTTTGCAACACATTGGCATAGTGATAAAACTGCTGGACTTGAATATTACAAACAACTTGGAATTAAAACCTATACAACTGTACTTACAGATGAATTAAGTAAAAAAAATGATAAGAAAAGGGCTGAATTTTTAATGACTAAGGATACTACCTTTAAAGTTGGGCAGTATTCTTTTGAAATCTATTACCCTGGGCAAGGGCATACCACAGACAATATTATAATTTGGTTTAAAAAAGAAAAAATCCTCTATGGTGGATGCTTAATCAAAGGTGTTGATGCAGAAAATCTAGGTTATTTAGGCGATGCAAACGTAAATGAATATGAATCTACTTTAAAAAAAGTTCAGAAAAAATGCCGAAACCCAAAGTTTATCATCATAGCACATAGTGATTGGAAAAATATAAACTCTTTGAAGCATTCTATCATGATGGCTAAAAAGCTTAAAAATAAAGATTCTCGCTAA
- a CDS encoding adenylosuccinate lyase: MSTLFAISPIDGRYHSQTKDLSEYFSEYGLIRYRVWVEIEYFIALCQKPLPQLQNFDSTQYDNLRNIYKNFQPEDAENIKAIEKTTNHDVKAVEYFIKNHFETMGFSQYQEFIHFGLTSQDINNTAIPLSLKHALDEAILPAFDKLLEKIDFFGEAWKNIPMLAHTHGQPASPTTIGKEWKVFVSRLKGQKEQLKNIPFSAKFGGATGNMNAHYVAYPQIEWHQFAEEFVKLLGLERSYPTTQIEHYDNLAAIFDNFRRLNTILMDFARDIWQYISMGYFKQKINPNEVGSSAMPHKVNPIDFENAEGNLGIANALFEYLSAKLPISRLQRDLTDSTVLRNIGVPFSHTIIAYKSLLKGIDKLELNEQALKDDLEDNWAVVAEAIQTILRREGYPKPYEALKNLTRTKDKITQQSIQTFIEELELGEEIKQELKAISPYNYIGKVL, from the coding sequence ATGAGTACGCTTTTTGCTATTTCGCCTATAGATGGGAGGTATCATTCACAAACAAAAGATTTGTCAGAGTATTTCTCTGAATATGGACTGATTCGTTATCGAGTATGGGTAGAAATAGAATACTTTATAGCTCTTTGCCAAAAACCACTACCCCAACTACAAAATTTTGATAGCACTCAATATGATAACTTGAGAAACATATATAAGAATTTTCAGCCTGAAGATGCAGAAAATATTAAAGCTATTGAGAAAACTACAAACCACGATGTAAAGGCTGTGGAATACTTCATTAAAAACCATTTTGAAACAATGGGATTTTCTCAATACCAAGAGTTTATTCATTTTGGACTTACTTCTCAGGATATTAACAATACAGCTATACCTCTAAGTCTAAAACATGCTTTGGATGAAGCCATTTTGCCTGCCTTTGATAAACTGTTAGAGAAAATAGATTTTTTTGGAGAAGCTTGGAAAAATATTCCAATGCTTGCTCATACACATGGACAACCTGCCAGCCCTACTACTATAGGAAAAGAGTGGAAGGTATTTGTTTCAAGACTAAAAGGACAAAAAGAACAACTTAAAAATATTCCCTTTTCTGCTAAATTTGGAGGAGCTACAGGTAATATGAATGCTCATTATGTGGCTTATCCACAAATAGAATGGCACCAATTTGCAGAGGAGTTTGTTAAATTATTAGGGCTAGAAAGAAGTTACCCTACTACACAAATAGAGCATTATGATAATTTAGCAGCAATTTTTGATAATTTTAGAAGGCTTAATACCATTTTGATGGATTTTGCTCGTGATATTTGGCAATATATTTCCATGGGATATTTTAAACAAAAAATAAATCCTAATGAGGTAGGTTCATCAGCCATGCCACACAAAGTAAATCCTATAGACTTTGAAAATGCAGAAGGTAATTTGGGAATAGCCAATGCTCTTTTTGAATATCTTTCGGCAAAACTCCCAATTTCGAGGCTACAAAGGGATTTGACAGACTCTACAGTACTTAGAAATATTGGAGTACCTTTTTCTCATACAATCATTGCTTATAAGTCTCTTTTAAAAGGTATTGATAAATTAGAACTGAATGAACAAGCTTTAAAAGATGATTTGGAAGATAACTGGGCAGTTGTAGCTGAGGCTATCCAAACAATATTAAGGAGAGAGGGCTATCCTAAACCATATGAAGCACTTAAAAATTTGACAAGAACTAAGGATAAAATTACACAACAATCTATTCAAACTTTTATTGAAGAATTGGAGTTAGGAGAAGAAATCAAACAAGAATTAAAGGCAATTAGCCCATACAATTACATAGGAAAAGTACTATGA
- a CDS encoding molecular chaperone GroES — MAKNKLKITPLADRVLVEPAAAETKTASGIIIPDTVKEKPQKGIVVAVGKGKKDEPMTVKEGNEILYGKYAGTEITVDGKEYLIMRESDIFAIL, encoded by the coding sequence ATGGCAAAGAATAAGTTGAAAATCACTCCTCTTGCTGACAGAGTTCTTGTAGAACCTGCTGCTGCTGAAACTAAAACAGCTTCTGGCATTATCATTCCTGATACTGTAAAAGAAAAACCTCAAAAAGGTATAGTGGTAGCTGTTGGAAAAGGCAAAAAAGATGAGCCTATGACAGTAAAAGAAGGTAATGAAATTCTTTATGGCAAATATGCTGGTACAGAGATTACAGTTGATGGCAAAGAGTACCTCATCATGCGTGAATCTGATATTTTTGCTATTCTTTAA
- the groEL gene encoding molecular chaperone GroEL (60 kDa chaperone family; promotes refolding of misfolded polypeptides especially under stressful conditions; forms two stacked rings of heptamers to form a barrel-shaped 14mer; ends can be capped by GroES; misfolded proteins enter the barrel where they are refolded when GroES binds; many bacteria have multiple copies of the groEL gene which are active under different environmental conditions; the B.japonicum protein in this cluster is expressed constitutively; in Rhodobacter, Corynebacterium and Rhizobium this protein is essential for growth), producing MAKRIFFETDAREKLKKGVDTLANAVKVTLGPKGRNVILDKKFGAPAITKDGVTVAKDIELKDSIENMGAQLVKEVASKTADMAGDGTTTATVLAQAIFNAGIKNVAAGANPMDLKRGIDKAVIAVIENLKKQSKTIKGNKEIAQVATISANSDEEIGNLIADAMEKVGKDGVITIEEAKGTANDIKTVEGMQFDRGYLSPYFVTNPEKMEAELEKPFVLITEKKISSMKEILPVLEQVAQSGRPLLIIAEDVDGEALATLVVNRLRGALKVCAVKAPGFGDRRKAMLQDIAILTNGEVISEEKGFTLESAGNYLGEAKKIIIDKDNTTIVDGKGSKDAVKARVNEIKAQIEVTTSDYDKEKLQERLAKLSGGVAILYVGAATEVEMKEKKDRMDDALHATRAAIAEGIVAGGGVALVRAIEALDSVKVENDDQATGVNIIRQALESPLRTIVANAGGEGSVIVNKVKEGKKDFGYNARLNQFENMFEAGIIDPTKVTRLALENAASISGLLLTTECVIADEPEENNAPKMPAGMGGMDGMM from the coding sequence ATGGCTAAGAGAATATTTTTTGAAACAGACGCTAGAGAAAAATTAAAAAAAGGGGTTGATACTTTGGCTAATGCCGTGAAAGTAACCCTTGGACCTAAAGGAAGAAACGTAATTTTAGATAAGAAATTTGGAGCTCCTGCTATCACTAAAGATGGTGTAACAGTTGCAAAAGATATCGAATTGAAAGATTCTATTGAAAATATGGGTGCTCAGTTAGTTAAAGAAGTTGCTTCTAAAACTGCTGATATGGCTGGTGATGGAACAACAACTGCAACTGTACTTGCTCAAGCTATCTTTAATGCTGGTATCAAGAACGTAGCAGCAGGTGCTAACCCAATGGATTTGAAAAGAGGTATTGATAAAGCTGTAATTGCTGTAATTGAAAACCTTAAAAAACAATCTAAAACTATCAAAGGCAATAAAGAAATTGCTCAGGTAGCTACTATTTCTGCAAATAGTGATGAAGAAATTGGAAACTTGATTGCTGATGCAATGGAGAAAGTAGGTAAAGATGGTGTTATCACTATTGAAGAAGCGAAAGGTACTGCTAATGACATCAAAACTGTAGAAGGTATGCAGTTTGATAGAGGTTATCTTTCTCCTTACTTCGTTACAAATCCTGAAAAAATGGAAGCTGAGTTAGAGAAGCCTTTCGTTTTAATTACAGAAAAGAAGATTTCTTCTATGAAAGAAATCCTTCCTGTATTAGAACAAGTAGCTCAATCTGGCAGACCTTTATTAATTATCGCTGAAGATGTAGATGGTGAAGCATTGGCTACTTTAGTAGTAAACCGTTTACGTGGTGCATTGAAAGTATGTGCTGTAAAAGCTCCTGGTTTTGGTGATAGAAGAAAAGCTATGTTACAAGACATCGCTATTTTAACTAATGGCGAAGTAATTTCTGAAGAAAAAGGATTCACTTTAGAAAGTGCTGGTAATTATTTAGGTGAAGCTAAGAAAATCATTATCGACAAAGATAATACAACTATTGTTGATGGTAAAGGTTCTAAAGATGCTGTAAAAGCTCGTGTAAACGAAATCAAAGCTCAAATTGAAGTAACAACATCTGACTACGACAAAGAAAAATTACAAGAAAGACTTGCAAAACTTTCTGGTGGTGTAGCTATTCTTTATGTAGGTGCTGCTACTGAAGTAGAAATGAAAGAGAAAAAAGACAGAATGGATGATGCTTTGCATGCTACTCGTGCTGCTATTGCTGAAGGAATCGTTGCTGGTGGTGGTGTTGCATTGGTAAGAGCTATTGAGGCTTTAGACAGTGTAAAAGTTGAGAATGATGACCAAGCTACTGGTGTAAACATTATCCGTCAAGCTTTAGAATCTCCTTTAAGAACTATCGTTGCAAATGCTGGTGGTGAAGGTTCTGTAATTGTAAATAAAGTAAAAGAAGGTAAAAAGGATTTTGGTTATAACGCTCGTTTAAACCAATTCGAAAATATGTTTGAGGCTGGTATCATTGACCCTACAAAAGTAACTCGTTTGGCTCTTGAAAATGCTGCTTCAATTTCTGGATTATTACTTACAACTGAGTGTGTAATTGCTGACGAACCAGAAGAAAACAATGCTCCTAAAATGCCAGCAGGCATGGGAGGAATGGATGGTATGATGTAA
- a CDS encoding cytochrome C peroxidase — MPTPSQDANILAEFFGSNIDLKSLANYANQTVPAYITKRNGTVASNAKATLGRVLFYDKSLSLTNTISCASCHQQSSAFGDPNLASTGVNGTTGRHSMRLVNAAFSTETRFFWDERATSLENQTTKPIQDHKEMGYSGQDGDPSLNDLLIKLKAIDYYQVLFKSAYGDSEITEARLQESLASFIRSIQSFDAKYDVGRANAPNDGAPFANFTALENQGKNLFLTPPQLDANGVRIGGGAGCGGCHRAPEFDIAPNSRNNGIIGVIGGGTDFTVTRSPSIRDVVKVDGSSNGAFMHNGFTNQLLGVVNHYNQIPMASITGNTNLDPRLLPQGNAQNLQLTQTEKDALVAFMRTLSGTNIYTDKKWSNPFIK; from the coding sequence CTGCCTACACCATCGCAAGATGCCAATATATTGGCGGAGTTTTTTGGCTCTAACATTGATTTGAAAAGTTTAGCAAATTATGCAAATCAAACAGTGCCTGCTTACATCACCAAAAGAAATGGAACAGTTGCTTCCAATGCAAAAGCTACCTTGGGGCGTGTGTTGTTTTATGATAAAAGTTTATCTTTAACCAATACAATTTCTTGTGCAAGTTGTCACCAGCAAAGTTCAGCCTTTGGAGACCCTAATTTAGCAAGTACAGGTGTGAATGGTACAACTGGAAGACACTCTATGAGACTTGTGAATGCTGCATTTTCTACAGAAACTCGTTTTTTCTGGGATGAAAGAGCTACTTCTTTAGAAAACCAAACTACTAAACCCATTCAGGATCATAAAGAAATGGGGTATAGTGGGCAAGATGGTGATCCAAGCCTTAACGACTTACTCATAAAACTAAAAGCAATTGACTATTATCAAGTACTGTTTAAGTCTGCTTATGGTGATTCAGAAATCACAGAGGCAAGATTGCAAGAAAGTTTGGCTTCTTTTATTAGAAGTATCCAATCATTTGATGCCAAATATGATGTAGGAAGAGCAAATGCTCCAAATGACGGTGCACCTTTTGCAAATTTTACAGCTTTAGAAAATCAAGGAAAGAATTTGTTTTTAACTCCTCCACAATTAGATGCAAATGGTGTTCGTATTGGTGGAGGTGCGGGTTGTGGAGGTTGTCATAGAGCTCCTGAGTTTGATATAGCCCCCAATAGCAGAAATAATGGTATAATTGGTGTGATAGGAGGAGGAACGGATTTTACAGTTACTCGTTCACCATCTATCAGAGATGTTGTAAAAGTAGATGGTTCAAGCAATGGAGCTTTTATGCACAATGGTTTTACAAACCAACTATTAGGAGTTGTAAATCATTATAATCAAATACCTATGGCAAGTATTACTGGGAACACTAATCTTGATCCCCGACTTCTTCCACAAGGTAATGCCCAAAATTTGCAACTAACACAAACAGAAAAAGATGCATTAGTTGCTTTTATGCGAACACTTAGTGGTACAAATATTTATACAGATAAAAAATGGTCTAATCCATTCATCAAATAA
- a CDS encoding aldehyde dehydrogenase, producing the protein MITAHQEIQGILEKLGIKTHNPAYSTGLVWAELNSQRNTKQIFSPINGELIATVEMATVQDYEIVIKKAEEAFKIWRKIPAPKRGEIVRQIGDKLREHKEALGKLVTYEMGKILQEGLGEVQEMIDICDFSVGLSRQLYGLTMHSERPDHRMYEQWHPLGIVGIISAFNFPVAVWSWNSMIAAVCGNVSVWKPSEKTPLTALACQNIIADVLRSNNLPEGVFSLIIGDATIGEKMSNDTRVPLVSATGSTRMGKKVGEAVSKRLGKTILELGGNNAIIITENADLEMAIRATLFGAVGTAGQRCTTTRRLIVHDSVYEEVKNRLVKTYPNLPIGNPLDSKTLVGPLIDQDAVKMFEKALEHVQKEGGKLLVGGTVLSEKGNYVTPAIVEAENSYEMVQEETFAPILYLIKYSGEVENAIAIQNGVKQGLSSSIFTTNLLQAETFLAYAGSDCGIANVNIGTSGAEIGGAFGGEKETGGGRESGSDSWKAYMRRQTNTINYSTQLPLAQGIKFDF; encoded by the coding sequence ATGATAACAGCCCATCAAGAAATTCAAGGTATTTTAGAAAAGCTTGGTATTAAAACACATAATCCAGCTTATAGCACAGGCTTAGTTTGGGCAGAACTAAATAGCCAAAGAAACACAAAACAAATTTTTTCACCTATTAATGGAGAGTTGATAGCTACTGTGGAAATGGCTACTGTACAAGACTATGAAATAGTTATAAAAAAAGCAGAAGAAGCTTTTAAGATTTGGAGAAAAATCCCTGCACCCAAAAGAGGAGAAATAGTAAGACAAATAGGAGATAAATTAAGAGAACATAAGGAGGCTTTAGGGAAATTAGTTACTTACGAAATGGGTAAGATTCTCCAAGAAGGCTTAGGTGAAGTCCAAGAAATGATTGATATATGTGACTTTTCAGTAGGACTTTCTCGCCAATTGTATGGTTTGACCATGCATTCTGAACGCCCAGACCACCGTATGTATGAGCAGTGGCATCCATTAGGTATTGTAGGTATTATTTCAGCTTTCAATTTTCCTGTAGCTGTTTGGTCTTGGAACTCCATGATTGCTGCTGTTTGTGGAAATGTTTCTGTCTGGAAACCCTCAGAGAAAACTCCTCTTACAGCATTAGCTTGTCAGAATATTATTGCAGATGTATTAAGAAGCAATAATCTGCCTGAAGGTGTATTTAGTTTAATTATTGGAGATGCTACTATTGGCGAAAAAATGTCTAATGATACAAGAGTTCCTTTAGTTTCTGCCACTGGTTCTACACGCATGGGTAAGAAAGTAGGAGAAGCTGTTTCTAAAAGATTAGGTAAGACTATTTTAGAATTAGGAGGAAATAATGCTATTATTATAACAGAAAATGCTGATTTAGAAATGGCTATCAGAGCCACTTTATTTGGGGCTGTAGGTACAGCTGGTCAACGTTGTACAACAACACGTAGACTTATTGTGCATGATTCAGTTTATGAAGAAGTGAAAAACAGATTAGTAAAAACTTATCCTAATTTACCAATTGGTAATCCTTTGGATTCTAAAACATTGGTAGGTCCACTTATTGATCAAGATGCTGTTAAAATGTTTGAAAAAGCATTGGAACATGTTCAAAAAGAAGGGGGGAAACTTTTGGTAGGCGGAACAGTTCTTTCAGAAAAAGGAAATTATGTAACCCCTGCAATTGTAGAAGCAGAAAATAGTTATGAAATGGTACAAGAGGAAACTTTCGCACCAATTTTATATCTTATCAAATATAGTGGAGAAGTAGAAAATGCAATTGCCATCCAAAATGGTGTAAAACAAGGACTTTCTTCTTCTATTTTTACTACCAATTTATTACAAGCAGAAACATTTTTGGCTTATGCTGGTTCTGATTGTGGTATTGCCAACGTAAATATTGGTACATCAGGAGCTGAAATTGGAGGTGCTTTTGGTGGTGAAAAAGAGACTGGTGGAGGAAGAGAATCTGGCTCTGATTCTTGGAAAGCCTATATGCGTCGCCAAACCAATACTATCAATTATAGTACTCAGCTACCCTTGGCTCAAGGAATAAAATTTGATTTTTAA
- a CDS encoding chemotaxis protein CheY, whose amino-acid sequence MAAQKPYKAIMLIDDNEIDNLINQKIIEASNICDYIFTHTGGKSAIEFLKNIEKIAPITGNQGLPELIFLDIDMPLMDGFQFLDEFDTLSHTTKEYCKIVMLTSSINPQDMSKSKKYQYVKKYINKPLSPDNLKKLEV is encoded by the coding sequence ATGGCAGCCCAAAAACCTTATAAAGCTATTATGCTCATTGATGATAATGAAATTGATAACCTTATTAATCAAAAAATTATAGAAGCTTCTAATATTTGCGACTATATTTTTACACATACAGGGGGCAAGAGTGCCATAGAATTTCTGAAAAATATCGAAAAAATAGCCCCTATTACAGGTAATCAGGGCTTGCCTGAGCTTATTTTTTTAGATATTGATATGCCTTTAATGGATGGTTTTCAGTTTTTAGATGAGTTTGATACACTTAGTCATACTACAAAAGAGTATTGTAAAATTGTGATGCTGACATCATCTATCAACCCTCAGGATATGAGCAAGTCAAAAAAATATCAATATGTTAAAAAGTATATCAATAAGCCCTTATCTCCTGACAATCTCAAAAAATTAGAGGTTTAG